In Bacteroidota bacterium, a single window of DNA contains:
- a CDS encoding UvrD-helicase domain-containing protein yields the protein MTVLTASAGAGKTYALTHRYVRLLLSNSVPHHALQNVLAITFTNNAAAEMKQRILTLLKLAALGDTKTLEDLGESLSSEPGEIQSKAAWLVDSILDNFSDFQVKTIDSFMSTVFKSSSLDYGYHPDFEILLDADRIFDLAFSQFSKEVKEDTAQARVVENIVRLVLENRRGDGNFVWNPYRDIVSQVKNIYRAINGKAKPLVAGSVSASTPSLSNEIEKQAKKVERLIRASGVSINALFAADLALINSGNIHALIERKLRPTPVNKPKGKGETAAYGKWIGEIETEHQQLNELLRRFIKSYAEEYYRPYAEAFAMMQPAVEKLKKQEGQIFIDDVSRTLAQHLTDQAVPEIYFKIGETIYHYLIDEFQDTSQIQWNNLFPLVEESLSKGGSLFVVGDTKQSIYGFRDADWQIMKDLAEKNPFPSAFHEVKSLEMNYRSFEKVVSFTKDVFHAAIPAAGYGPEAAASGLSSFRQRVTEEHSGKGYVEVDIVDNVEDNPYERESLYEIVRDCRSRGYRYSDIAVLTPTNAHVIEVSGWLNEKKIPIISHSTLDVRRRKSAGEFIALLRFLDSPVDDLSFATFLLGDVFRHSLAKKGSLHSHDEFAHVIAEARMHNRSPLYTEFRAQFGHLWDEYFEHLFNVVGYFPLYDLLSEAFKIFDVFHSSPDEEASLVKLLEVVKTFEQQGMNTMKHFLDFSLDDSADDVWKITVPKDLDALQVMTVHKAKGIEFPVVIVLLYDRSPRGKSFVLRENEDSISIVRVNKKIAENVDDLRALVEKEDFRDRVDAFNQLYVAFTRAEEEMYVIGVYKKEPKEPTSFLPQTGYRPGPKPSVAMKTFSPENAVPSFHHTIRKALDVQSYRSFGAAETKRGDFVHRIFSLIEFIDNDVDRQLDALLARAGREMTLQISPDEIRPLILECLRDGTMREWFVKKEGRRVLREQDLANRDGVLYRADRIVIDPNAVTVIDFKTGGDESEDEYIVQVRNYMGMLKEIYPAKDVRGNLLYVDLKRVRSVS from the coding sequence GTGACAGTTCTTACTGCCTCCGCCGGCGCTGGGAAGACGTATGCCCTGACGCATCGGTATGTCCGGCTGCTCCTGAGTAATTCGGTCCCTCATCATGCGCTCCAAAATGTCCTTGCAATAACGTTCACCAATAATGCGGCAGCGGAAATGAAGCAGCGGATCCTCACGCTGCTGAAGCTTGCGGCCTTGGGCGACACAAAGACACTCGAGGATCTCGGCGAAAGCCTTTCGAGCGAGCCGGGGGAGATTCAATCGAAAGCGGCTTGGCTCGTCGATTCCATCCTCGATAATTTTTCCGATTTTCAGGTGAAGACGATCGACAGTTTCATGTCGACCGTGTTCAAATCCTCTTCGCTCGATTACGGCTATCATCCCGATTTCGAGATCCTGCTCGACGCGGACCGCATTTTTGACCTTGCGTTCTCTCAGTTCTCAAAAGAGGTGAAAGAAGATACTGCGCAGGCGCGCGTCGTCGAAAATATCGTCAGACTTGTTTTGGAGAACAGGAGGGGAGACGGAAATTTTGTTTGGAATCCTTATCGCGATATCGTTTCTCAGGTAAAGAACATCTACAGGGCGATCAACGGGAAGGCAAAACCTCTTGTCGCGGGGAGCGTATCGGCCTCGACTCCATCGCTGTCGAATGAAATAGAAAAGCAGGCCAAGAAGGTCGAAAGGCTCATTCGCGCTTCCGGTGTTTCCATCAATGCGCTGTTTGCAGCCGACCTCGCGCTTATCAACTCCGGCAATATTCACGCGTTGATCGAAAGGAAACTGAGGCCGACGCCGGTCAACAAGCCGAAGGGAAAGGGAGAAACCGCCGCGTATGGAAAATGGATCGGTGAAATCGAAACGGAACATCAGCAATTGAACGAACTGCTTCGCCGGTTCATCAAGTCCTATGCTGAAGAGTACTATCGTCCCTATGCAGAAGCTTTTGCGATGATGCAGCCGGCCGTTGAGAAGCTGAAGAAGCAGGAGGGGCAGATCTTCATCGACGATGTCTCCCGAACGCTTGCACAGCATCTCACGGATCAGGCCGTCCCCGAAATCTATTTCAAGATCGGCGAGACGATCTATCATTACCTGATCGACGAATTCCAGGACACGTCACAGATCCAGTGGAATAATTTGTTCCCGCTCGTCGAGGAGTCGCTTTCGAAAGGGGGAAGCCTTTTCGTGGTCGGGGACACCAAGCAATCGATCTACGGCTTTCGTGATGCGGATTGGCAGATCATGAAGGATCTTGCCGAAAAGAACCCCTTTCCTTCGGCCTTCCACGAAGTGAAATCGCTCGAAATGAACTACCGGAGCTTCGAGAAGGTCGTCTCGTTCACGAAAGACGTATTTCATGCAGCCATTCCCGCCGCGGGTTACGGGCCCGAAGCTGCGGCGAGCGGCTTATCGTCGTTTCGACAACGGGTGACCGAAGAACATTCCGGCAAGGGGTATGTTGAGGTTGATATTGTTGACAACGTGGAAGACAATCCCTACGAGCGAGAATCGCTTTATGAGATCGTCCGGGATTGCAGGTCGCGGGGATACCGGTACAGCGACATCGCCGTTCTTACGCCGACAAACGCCCACGTCATTGAAGTGAGCGGATGGTTGAACGAAAAAAAGATCCCGATCATTTCCCATTCGACGCTCGATGTCCGCCGCCGCAAAAGCGCCGGCGAGTTCATCGCCCTGCTGCGGTTCCTCGATTCGCCTGTTGACGACCTCTCGTTTGCGACGTTCCTTCTCGGCGATGTGTTCCGCCATTCTTTGGCAAAAAAGGGGTCTCTTCATTCGCACGATGAGTTCGCGCACGTCATCGCTGAAGCGAGAATGCATAACCGCAGCCCGCTCTACACGGAATTCCGCGCTCAATTCGGGCATCTCTGGGACGAATATTTCGAGCATCTTTTCAACGTCGTCGGCTATTTCCCCTTGTATGATCTCTTGTCCGAGGCATTCAAGATCTTCGACGTTTTCCACTCGTCGCCCGACGAGGAAGCCTCGCTCGTCAAGCTCCTCGAAGTCGTGAAGACGTTCGAGCAGCAGGGGATGAATACGATGAAGCATTTTCTCGACTTTTCCTTGGATGATTCGGCAGACGATGTCTGGAAGATCACCGTCCCGAAAGATCTCGACGCACTGCAGGTGATGACGGTTCACAAGGCGAAAGGGATCGAATTCCCGGTGGTCATCGTTCTGTTGTACGACCGCTCCCCAAGAGGAAAAAGCTTCGTCCTGCGGGAGAATGAAGATTCAATCTCGATCGTACGAGTCAATAAAAAGATCGCAGAGAACGTTGACGATCTCCGCGCGCTGGTCGAAAAGGAGGATTTCAGGGACAGGGTCGACGCGTTCAATCAATTGTATGTCGCTTTTACCAGGGCAGAGGAAGAAATGTACGTGATCGGCGTGTATAAAAAAGAGCCCAAGGAGCCGACAAGCTTTCTTCCCCAAACAGGGTACCGGCCGGGACCAAAACCGTCCGTCGCAATGAAGACATTCAGCCCCGAAAATGCCGTTCCATCGTTTCATCACACGATACGGAAAGCGCTCGACGTTCAGTCGTACCGAAGCTTTGGCGCCGCAGAAACGAAGAGAGGGGATTTTGTCCACCGCATTTTCTCTTTGATTGAGTTTATTGATAACGACGTCGACAGACAGCTTGACGCGCTTCTTGCCCGCGCCGGCAGAGAAATGACCCTGCAAATCTCGCCCGATGAAATACGGCCGCTCATCCTCGAATGCCTGCGAGACGGCACGATGCGAGAATGGTTTGTCAAAAAAGAGGGGCGGCGGGTCTTGCGGGAGCAGGATCTCGCGAACCGGGACGGGGTTCTCTATCGTGCCGATCGGATCGTCATCGACCCGAACGCGGTGACGGTCATCGATTTTAAGACGGGAGGGGACGAATCCGAGGACGAGTATATTGTTCAGGTCAGGAATTACATGGGAATGTTGAAGGAGATTTATCCTGCGAAGGACGTCCGTGGAAACCTTCTCTATGTCGATCTCAAAAGAGTCAGGAGTGTCTCATGA
- a CDS encoding acyl-CoA thioesterase, with amino-acid sequence MAVQHSKFETELQVRPDDIDMNNHVHNTRYLDYVLAARYDQMDRCYKMNMDEFLKLGYSWVVNTTHVEHKRPLKLGEKIIVRTWIEDLVKDGVKVCFEIFKKENNKLSCEGYIHYTMVNRKTGRGEIIPEWIVAKYSI; translated from the coding sequence ATGGCCGTACAGCATTCAAAATTTGAAACCGAGCTCCAGGTCCGCCCCGACGACATCGACATGAACAATCATGTTCATAATACCCGTTATCTGGATTATGTCCTTGCGGCCCGCTATGACCAGATGGACCGCTGCTATAAAATGAACATGGACGAGTTTCTCAAACTCGGCTACAGCTGGGTTGTCAACACGACCCATGTTGAACATAAACGCCCGCTCAAACTTGGGGAAAAAATTATTGTGCGGACCTGGATCGAAGACCTGGTGAAAGACGGCGTCAAAGTTTGTTTTGAGATATTCAAGAAAGAAAACAACAAGCTTTCTTGCGAAGGGTATATCCATTACACGATGGTGAACCGGAAAACGGGGCGGGGGGAAATCATCCCTGAATGGATCGTTGCAAAGTATTCAATTTGA
- a CDS encoding PDZ domain-containing protein has protein sequence MRKMCLMVLFTAAVTAGVFSQQEARLLRFPAIHGDKIVFTYAGDLYTVSSAGGVARKLTNDVGYEMFARFSPDGKWMAFTGQYDGNTEVYLMPAEGGVPKRLTFTATLDRDDVSDRMGPNNIVMAWKDNSHIVFRSRMNEPNDFKGQLFTVSIDGGLPEQLPLPRGGFCSFSPDGKKMVYNRVFREFRTWKRYRGGQADDVWLYDFDTKTTTDLTNNPAQDIIPMWSGNKIYFTSDRDENKRLNLYSYDLTSKETKQLTSFADFDVKFPSLGDNAIVFENGGFIYRFDLATEKAEKVSIFLDEDLAIGRTSVVDASKSIANYEISPDGNRALFGARGEIFTVPAKYGNTRNLTNTSGVHERNSKWSPDGKWIAYISDASGEDEIYMMPQDGSAPGTQLTKNGDTYKYQCYWSPDSKKIMWADKKLRLQYVDIESKKVTPVAQASAWEFTDYAWSPDCKWIAFAKPEDSSMTNIYLYSLEKKEAVAVTDGWYSSYDPAFSSDGKFLYFVSDRSFNPTLGQTELDHVYNDMAKIYFVTLSKETKSPFEPKSDEVKIKEAGKDPEKSDKKKDDKEESKPQVKVDIDGLQQRIAGIPVTAANYGNLTSSGDKLYYIRNGSKDEKAKFLFYDFEKLKETELGEFNGFEISADGKKAIVGQDGSYAIIDVPTSKIEIKEKLNLSDMKVKVDHHAEWNQIFNEAWRQMRDFYFAPNMSGVDWEKVRRNYAQLVPYVNHRADLTYILGEMIGELSTGHTYVGGGEMPHAERIKTGLLGAKIERDPVSKYYRIVKILRGQNWDNTLRSPLTEIGVNAKEGDYIIAVNGKPATEINNIYESLVGTVGKQVTLTLNGEPKEEGSHETVVVPTGDEHELYYFNWVQTNIDKVSKATNGRVGYVHIPDMGFHGLNEFVKYYYPQLTKEALIVDVRGNGGGFVSPMIIERLDRKIAMIDIARNTSFSADPSGTMVGPKVMLLDEFSASDGDIVAYRFKQYKIGPVIGKRSWGGVVGIRGTLPFLDGGFLNKPEFSRYDIEGKEWIMEGHGVDPDIVVDNDPAKEYIGIDEQLNKAIEVIQEQMKTHPAKLAPPPPYPDKHK, from the coding sequence ATGAGAAAAATGTGTTTGATGGTCCTTTTTACCGCCGCGGTGACCGCGGGCGTGTTCTCCCAGCAAGAAGCGCGGTTGCTGAGATTCCCCGCCATTCACGGCGATAAGATCGTATTTACCTATGCCGGAGATCTCTATACCGTCTCCTCGGCAGGCGGTGTTGCCCGGAAGTTGACGAACGATGTGGGATATGAAATGTTCGCTCGATTTTCTCCCGACGGTAAATGGATGGCGTTCACCGGACAGTATGACGGAAATACCGAGGTCTATCTGATGCCCGCAGAAGGGGGCGTTCCGAAACGATTGACGTTCACCGCAACGCTCGACCGCGACGACGTATCCGATAGAATGGGGCCGAACAATATCGTCATGGCATGGAAAGATAATTCTCATATCGTCTTTCGCTCGCGAATGAACGAACCGAATGACTTTAAGGGGCAGCTGTTCACGGTGTCAATCGACGGAGGGCTTCCGGAACAACTGCCGCTTCCCCGCGGGGGATTTTGCTCGTTCTCTCCGGACGGGAAAAAAATGGTCTACAACAGAGTGTTCAGAGAGTTCCGGACGTGGAAACGATACCGCGGCGGACAGGCGGACGACGTCTGGCTGTACGATTTCGACACAAAGACGACGACCGATCTTACCAACAACCCCGCGCAGGATATTATCCCGATGTGGAGCGGGAATAAGATCTACTTCACCTCCGACCGTGATGAGAACAAACGGCTCAATCTCTATTCGTATGACCTGACCTCGAAAGAAACGAAACAACTGACAAGCTTCGCCGATTTCGACGTGAAATTCCCTTCGCTCGGGGACAACGCGATCGTCTTCGAAAACGGCGGTTTTATTTATCGGTTCGACCTCGCCACAGAAAAGGCCGAGAAGGTAAGCATCTTCCTCGATGAGGATCTCGCCATCGGCCGGACAAGCGTTGTGGATGCGAGCAAGAGCATTGCAAATTACGAAATCTCGCCCGACGGGAACCGCGCTCTTTTTGGCGCCCGCGGAGAGATATTCACGGTGCCGGCGAAATACGGCAACACCCGCAACCTCACGAATACTTCCGGCGTGCATGAACGCAATTCAAAATGGTCCCCCGACGGGAAATGGATCGCCTACATTTCGGACGCCTCGGGAGAAGACGAGATCTATATGATGCCGCAGGATGGAAGCGCTCCGGGAACACAATTGACAAAGAACGGCGACACCTACAAATACCAGTGCTACTGGTCCCCCGACAGCAAAAAGATCATGTGGGCCGATAAGAAACTCCGGTTGCAGTACGTCGATATCGAGTCGAAGAAAGTCACACCGGTCGCTCAAGCCTCGGCATGGGAGTTCACCGATTATGCCTGGTCGCCGGACTGCAAATGGATCGCCTTCGCCAAGCCCGAAGACTCATCGATGACGAATATTTATCTTTACTCGCTGGAAAAGAAGGAAGCTGTCGCCGTCACCGATGGATGGTATTCTTCGTATGACCCCGCATTCAGCTCGGACGGAAAATTTCTCTACTTTGTTTCCGACAGAAGCTTCAACCCGACGCTCGGGCAGACAGAATTAGACCACGTCTACAACGACATGGCGAAGATCTATTTCGTAACGCTCTCGAAGGAGACGAAATCCCCCTTCGAGCCCAAAAGCGACGAAGTGAAGATCAAGGAAGCCGGCAAAGATCCGGAAAAATCGGATAAGAAAAAGGACGATAAGGAAGAATCGAAGCCTCAGGTGAAGGTCGATATCGACGGCCTGCAGCAGCGCATCGCGGGGATTCCGGTGACCGCGGCAAATTATGGGAACCTGACTTCATCGGGCGACAAACTGTACTATATCCGCAACGGAAGCAAAGATGAAAAGGCGAAATTCCTTTTCTATGATTTTGAAAAGCTGAAGGAAACCGAGCTCGGCGAATTCAACGGCTTTGAGATCTCGGCCGACGGGAAGAAGGCGATCGTCGGTCAGGATGGTTCGTATGCGATCATCGATGTGCCGACCTCGAAGATCGAGATCAAGGAAAAATTGAATCTTTCCGACATGAAGGTGAAGGTCGATCACCATGCCGAATGGAATCAGATCTTCAACGAGGCATGGCGGCAGATGCGCGATTTTTATTTTGCACCGAACATGAGCGGAGTCGATTGGGAAAAGGTCCGCAGGAACTATGCGCAGTTGGTGCCGTACGTGAACCACCGCGCGGACTTGACCTATATTCTCGGCGAGATGATCGGCGAGCTGAGCACCGGCCATACCTACGTCGGGGGAGGCGAGATGCCGCACGCGGAGCGGATCAAAACAGGTCTTCTCGGCGCAAAGATCGAACGGGATCCCGTGTCGAAATACTATCGGATCGTAAAGATTCTTCGCGGGCAGAACTGGGACAACACGCTCCGGTCCCCGCTGACGGAAATCGGCGTGAATGCGAAGGAAGGGGATTATATCATCGCCGTGAACGGGAAACCGGCTACGGAGATCAACAATATTTATGAGTCTCTTGTCGGCACGGTCGGCAAGCAGGTCACGCTGACGCTCAACGGCGAACCGAAGGAAGAAGGGAGCCACGAGACCGTCGTTGTACCGACCGGCGACGAGCACGAGCTGTATTATTTCAATTGGGTTCAAACGAACATCGATAAGGTATCGAAAGCCACGAACGGAAGGGTCGGGTACGTGCACATTCCCGATATGGGATTCCACGGCTTGAATGAGTTCGTGAAGTACTATTATCCCCAATTGACCAAGGAGGCGCTGATCGTGGACGTCCGCGGCAACGGCGGCGGGTTTGTTTCGCCGATGATCATCGAGAGGCTCGATCGGAAGATCGCAATGATCGACATCGCGCGCAATACTTCGTTCAGCGCTGACCCGTCTGGGACCATGGTCGGCCCGAAGGTCATGCTCCTCGACGAATTTTCCGCGTCGGACGGAGACATCGTTGCCTACCGGTTCAAGCAGTATAAAATCGGACCGGTGATCGGAAAGCGTTCCTGGGGCGGCGTCGTCGGTATCCGCGGAACGCTTCCTTTCCTTGACGGCGGTTTCCTGAACAAACCGGAGTTTTCGCGGTACGATATTGAAGGGAAGGAATGGATCATGGAAGGGCACGGCGTTGATCCGGATATTGTCGTCGACAACGATCCTGCGAAGGAATATATCGGCATCGACGAACAGCTTAACAAGGCGATCGAAGTGATCCAGGAGCAAATGAAAACCCACCCGGCAAAACTTGCTCCTCCGCCGCCGTATCCCGACAAGCACAAATAG
- a CDS encoding PD-(D/E)XK nuclease family protein: protein MSEVLLISAQADIISEVASRLVADGKDLSRNIVVFPGKRPAHALRRALSKTTGTGFLPPQIYSIDNFVDAVWKDKLARSEKTLEALDAAVLLHEIHVNDARRIGGNNFTSLDSFLPLGMKIFGELEEVWIADIPISKVREALTGIEYSGVTSLLVFYEQFYALAAERGFASRSTKYRAVAEKIGTLDFAECSKIVFAGFFALTTSERAILQHMSRLDAVVQIFQNGPGIAGRLKELGVSPELPAHPSHAPSFHFYQSADAHGEAFALTKKIDEARRGNGFSPERTAIVLPAPENLFPVFHQTLALIPDDDYNISLGYPVIRTPVYGFLETLLQLRGSKYEDRYASSEYINFVLHPYTKNIQYEKRSDISRILFNTIEEFFVKEHRADFFSLDELEDNAPLFERAAKRVAALGEGISAQSLKEHLASIHAHTLRAYDTVENIGAFAASTVDLLTYINTHSTAQLHPFFHPFAEAVVEFLESLSTSLLAGRHFDEFTEYSSFLRNAIRAADVPFTGTPLHGLQVLGFLETRNLQFDTVFILDANDDVLPGNKGQDVLLPVRLRESLGLSTFRERERMAEYYFSCLIQGAKEVHLFFVQDGKREKSRYVEKLLWEKEQKEKQIQPTESIQTLRYKIALANTTPAAVPKTEAIAASLKDFVFSATALDMYLKCPLKFYYSYVLRLHEREEVSGELESSDVGVIVHRALAEYFRPLKNKLLESKDLSVAALEHAIDVLFTTMYGGSIFGPVYLLKKQVTAHLESFLTAYQLPSLAKKIELIELELPLESPIGPYQFKGKLDRVERRGGNVYILDYKTGGSEKYSHINFKKLVLDDRDTWSDAIGSLQLPLYAMLYATASGIPVQEIVPAYLFLGRHDIDETIEAPLVDGSASSAESFAVAGKIIERLAGEIADVERPFAPTKHFERECRACAFKYMCGTQWAVNSKQ from the coding sequence ATGAGCGAAGTGCTCCTGATCTCTGCTCAGGCGGATATTATCTCCGAAGTCGCGTCGCGCCTCGTCGCCGACGGAAAGGACCTTTCAAGGAACATTGTCGTTTTTCCGGGGAAGCGTCCGGCACACGCATTGCGAAGGGCATTATCGAAAACGACCGGGACCGGATTTCTCCCTCCTCAAATCTATTCCATCGACAATTTTGTCGATGCTGTGTGGAAGGATAAACTTGCCCGTTCTGAGAAGACGTTAGAAGCGTTGGATGCGGCGGTGCTGCTTCATGAGATTCACGTCAATGACGCGCGGCGGATCGGCGGAAACAATTTCACTTCACTCGATTCCTTTCTGCCCCTCGGGATGAAGATCTTTGGAGAGCTTGAGGAGGTATGGATCGCGGACATTCCGATTTCAAAAGTGCGGGAAGCGCTCACCGGAATCGAGTACAGCGGGGTCACGTCTCTCCTGGTGTTTTACGAACAATTTTATGCTCTCGCTGCTGAGCGGGGGTTTGCCAGCCGTTCAACGAAGTACCGGGCGGTGGCCGAAAAGATCGGGACCCTGGATTTTGCAGAATGTTCGAAGATCGTCTTTGCGGGTTTCTTCGCGCTCACGACCTCCGAGCGGGCCATTCTGCAGCACATGAGCCGGCTTGATGCAGTAGTGCAGATCTTCCAGAACGGTCCGGGCATTGCAGGCCGTTTGAAGGAGCTCGGAGTATCGCCGGAACTCCCGGCGCATCCATCGCACGCTCCCTCGTTCCATTTCTACCAGAGCGCCGATGCGCACGGCGAAGCCTTTGCCCTCACGAAGAAAATCGATGAGGCGAGGCGGGGGAACGGCTTCTCGCCCGAACGGACCGCTATCGTGCTCCCCGCGCCGGAAAATCTCTTCCCTGTTTTTCATCAAACGCTCGCGCTCATTCCCGACGACGACTATAATATCTCTCTCGGGTACCCGGTCATCCGGACGCCGGTTTACGGATTTCTGGAAACGCTGCTCCAATTGAGAGGGTCGAAGTACGAGGATCGTTACGCATCATCGGAGTATATCAATTTTGTCCTTCATCCGTACACGAAGAACATTCAGTATGAAAAGCGGTCGGATATTTCCCGCATCTTGTTCAACACGATCGAAGAGTTTTTTGTCAAGGAACACCGTGCTGATTTTTTTTCACTGGATGAACTGGAAGACAATGCTCCACTCTTCGAGCGCGCTGCTAAGCGCGTCGCCGCTCTTGGCGAGGGCATTTCGGCCCAATCGTTGAAAGAGCATCTCGCGTCGATCCACGCGCATACCCTTCGGGCATACGACACCGTCGAGAATATCGGCGCGTTTGCCGCCAGTACGGTGGACCTTCTCACCTACATCAATACTCACAGCACGGCGCAGCTCCATCCTTTTTTCCATCCTTTCGCCGAAGCGGTGGTTGAATTCCTGGAGAGTCTTTCAACATCCCTCCTTGCCGGCCGGCATTTTGATGAATTCACGGAATACAGCTCTTTCCTTCGGAATGCAATAAGGGCTGCCGATGTTCCTTTTACGGGTACGCCGCTGCATGGACTGCAGGTGCTCGGGTTCTTGGAAACACGCAACCTGCAATTTGACACCGTCTTTATTCTCGATGCCAATGACGATGTCCTTCCGGGGAACAAAGGGCAGGATGTCCTCCTGCCGGTACGGCTGCGCGAGTCGCTCGGGCTGTCGACATTCCGGGAGAGAGAACGGATGGCTGAATACTATTTCAGCTGCCTCATTCAGGGGGCGAAAGAAGTGCACCTCTTTTTCGTCCAGGACGGGAAGCGGGAGAAAAGCAGGTATGTGGAAAAGTTGCTATGGGAAAAAGAACAGAAAGAAAAACAGATTCAACCGACCGAATCGATTCAAACGCTCCGGTACAAGATCGCCCTTGCAAATACAACCCCCGCCGCGGTTCCCAAGACTGAAGCGATTGCCGCTTCCCTGAAAGATTTTGTCTTCAGCGCGACTGCGCTGGATATGTATTTGAAATGTCCGTTGAAATTTTATTATTCGTATGTCCTGCGCCTGCACGAACGGGAGGAGGTTTCGGGAGAACTGGAGTCTTCGGATGTCGGCGTCATCGTTCATCGCGCGCTGGCCGAATATTTCCGTCCGCTCAAAAACAAGCTGTTGGAAAGTAAAGATCTCTCCGTTGCCGCCCTTGAACATGCTATCGATGTTCTTTTCACAACAATGTACGGCGGCAGCATTTTTGGACCCGTCTACCTGCTGAAAAAGCAGGTGACCGCGCACCTGGAGAGTTTTCTTACGGCATATCAACTTCCTTCCCTGGCGAAGAAGATCGAACTGATCGAACTCGAACTTCCGCTTGAATCGCCGATCGGACCGTATCAGTTCAAAGGGAAGCTGGATCGGGTGGAGCGGCGGGGGGGGAACGTCTATATCCTTGACTATAAGACCGGCGGCAGCGAAAAATACTCGCACATCAATTTCAAAAAGCTCGTCCTTGATGACCGGGATACGTGGAGCGACGCCATCGGCTCGCTTCAGCTTCCCCTTTACGCAATGCTGTACGCGACGGCCTCGGGGATCCCCGTTCAAGAGATCGTTCCCGCATATCTTTTTCTCGGCCGTCACGATATTGATGAGACGATCGAGGCGCCGCTCGTTGACGGGTCCGCTTCATCCGCCGAGTCGTTCGCGGTCGCGGGGAAAATTATCGAGAGGTTGGCCGGGGAGATTGCAGACGTTGAACGGCCGTTCGCGCCGACAAAACATTTTGAACGCGAATGCCGGGCGTGTGCTTTTAAGTACATGTGCGGCACGCAATGGGCAGTCAACAGCAAACAGTGA